The sequence below is a genomic window from Sphingobacterium sp. ML3W.
GATTAATCTATTTGGATTTTATGCAAAATAGAAGAGGGCAAACCGTAGCAGCACCTTATGCTATACGCCCAAAAAAAGGAGCAACCATCAGCACTCCATTAGATTGGGAAGAAGTTAATGCAAAGTTGACGATTGCCCATTACGATATTCGCAGTGTGCCCATTCGTTTGCGAAATATGATTGATCCATGGCAATCGATATGGAATAACCCCATCGATTTAAAAAGTGTACTGGCAGCACTCTAGGCTAAACTTGCTTTGAGTTTAGCTAATAGATCTTCAGCCATGGTATTATCGACATTGATTTTTCTGATTGTAGCGCGCTTTCCTTTATCTTTTAGATGGATGATCTTGAGCAGATCCTCGGAATAGTCGTTCTTATATTTACGGATGTCAAATGCTTTGCTATGTTGTTTAATTAATTGTAAGGCCATATCCATTTCTTCCTTCTGTATTTTGATACCGCTTGGTAAATGCAGTTCGTCTAGCGTTCGGATTTCTTGTTCATACCTAATTTTATTGAGGAGCAAGCTGCCTTGGTACGGTTTGACAATCGCAAGATGCTCTACATTACGCATAACAAATGATCCTAAGCCCGCCATTTTACTTTTTTCCAATGCTTTTTCGAGCAATTGATAAGCTTTTTCTCCACCTTTTTGAGGTTCAAGATAATAAGGGGTATCAAAGTAGATGCTATCGATTTCACTGAGTTGTACGAAAGCATGGAGTCCAATCATCTTAGTTTTCTCGGGACTGGCCTCTTCAAAATCGGCATCTTCTAGTATGACATAGTGGTCTTTAAGATAATAGCCCTTTACTATATTTTCCCAAGTTACTTCCTTCCCAGTTTTTTCATTTACTCTCTTGAATTTTATATTGCTTTGGTCTTTACGGTCTAACATATCTAGATCTAAACTGCTACTTTCAATAGCGCTATACAGTTTTATTGGGATATTGA
It includes:
- a CDS encoding Ku protein, with amino-acid sequence MRAIWTGAIGFGLVNIPIKLYSAIESSSLDLDMLDRKDQSNIKFKRVNEKTGKEVTWENIVKGYYLKDHYVILEDADFEEASPEKTKMIGLHAFVQLSEIDSIYFDTPYYLEPQKGGEKAYQLLEKALEKSKMAGLGSFVMRNVEHLAIVKPYQGSLLLNKIRYEQEIRTLDELHLPSGIKIQKEEMDMALQLIKQHSKAFDIRKYKNDYSEDLLKIIHLKDKGKRATIRKINVDNTMAEDLLAKLKASLA